ggaagtctgtccgccttccgatgtatagtcgcgtgggtctctcagacgtccagagatgctgtctggatatcctttgttaagcgatgagtgtccaaataattgtagactcgaagggagagagacaaagaggactactcacggcgccatcttggatcctccctccaggaagaaatgatttttaaaatgcaaaattaagaGCAgtaatgctagaaataaaaaaataaaatgccaataTTTTCATGGATTaagtaattataaatttaaatgtcATGGATATATCAATTTCTCCAATAAAATTCGTATAGACTTTCTAGTGACAAACTTATTCATGGCATGATAGAATGTAAACTCTTATACATTACTaggaattaattttaaataaataataataccaGAGTGCCATATATGATTCATGAGCAAGTATATTTGTTGtagcatttttattaaataaaaaaatgctggatatcaaaagatataaaaatgtttgaataaattctatttatctaataacaaacatttatacaGTCTTAAAAATCCTCTTTTGGAAGAATATTTAGTGTGCTAATTGTATACTGTTAATTGTATAAACAGCAATATATATGTAATGATACAATAGTATTCTATTTCTATTAAACTATCTACTTGCGTATATCCTCAtattagtaaatttaaaaaatacactgatAAATGTTACTTCAGTGGAGGGACaaataagtgtattttaaaaggtaattttaaaagaataatttaatgaattattgtGCACTAAAAGCATTCACATAATTTGAATGTATTCAACTTGGTTCCCCCAGGGCCCTTGCAAAACTTCATAGGGAAAGGAACTAAGCTCTGCGGTAGTGAAATAATTAGTTTCTATTAAAACATCTCATTTCTGAACTATAGCCAGTTATCTATCTACACAGATACACGTTCATATGTcagtatacacatgcacacatgcattcgtacacacatacatatacatgtttaGCTATTCATCAATCACCATTTAGACATCCTGGAGGTTAGCTTGATTCCAGTACCAGTAGTGTCTCTTATGCTTTGAAAGGATCCCTTGGGACATTTAGGATATATAACACTCATTTCTCTTCAAACTCAGGTCAATGGTCTTCATATCAAAGAAATCCAGAGTTAAAAACTTGCCCAGAGACTGTGATGTTTAGAAAGCCAAGTTCCTGGGAAATTGGAATTCATATCTTTGTTTTGCCCTCCAAAACCTAAGGTATTTAGATATAACAATATAGGAGTCAGGGACAGGAGAATTTCCACTTAGCCATAGAGGTAAAGAGGAGAAAAGATTTAAGATGGGCACTAACTGATTCCCCTCCTACCCCCACAGATGTAAATGTTTCATTCCATTGATCTAGGTTCAAGTCAGAAGATGATAGAAGGTGATGTTTCAGGGGctgaaggaaatatttatttctcatctttGGCATTAAAAGTCAATTTAGATGATAATAATGCCCATACATCTACATAAACAACTCTTCTAACCATATAAGAATGCTGGCTTTGGGAGTGGGGAAAGTCAGGAATAGACCACTGCCGTGTCATGGAATAATAGGAATTATGTAAAGAACAATTCTAGGTCATGAGAATCATCCTCAAATTTCTCTTGCTGCCTacttgccttcttttttttccttattagtGTCCAATTTAACTTGAATTAGATCTATCCATAAATTCTTAGTTCTGCCAAATATATTTTAGGCCAATATGTATTTTGTAGCAATATCTACCAGGAGAAATCTATTTTCATGGTATAAAAATCCAGAATGGTCTAGTAGGGCTGAGGTATAAGCTCTGacagctgtttttttcttttttgtaatgcaagtgtctgacttaagctttgattgccaaggcatccacttcaaagaagCATCCACTTCAGAAAAGGCTATCTCAGATAAACACATGGCCAGCCACAGCACTAGATAAAAGGCCTAGCTGCCCCTGCCTCTCCAggctcctttgttttagagataTTTGTTGATTTCTACAACTGACCATTTGGgccacttgttttttctcttcccacaCTTTAAATGCTCATTCTCAtcttttaaattcaccaataaagagtgagccCACAAAGCCCTAGGCCTACACCTTCAGCtccaataaaagcagaaccccgGGCCTACAATCTCTCTTACACTACCCTACCTGATCTGCTGTGAGGACTCCCTGCACTGGCCCATGTATTACTTTTTGGCCATGCTTCCCTTACTGACTTTTTCATACTTTTTGGCCATGCTTCCCTTACTGACTTTTTCATATGCTCTAGTATAATCCCTAAAGCCCTCAGCATATTCTGGTTCCATTTCAAGAAAATCAACTTTGATGATGTCTGGTCCAGACATTCCTTGTCTATACCTTCACAGAGATGGACTCCAGGGTGTGCATGCTCATGGCCTTGGACTGATATGTGGCCATCTGCTACCCTCTGTGCTTCTCAATTATCCTCACCAATCCTATTATTGCAAAGGCTGGACTCTCCACTTTTCTCAAAGGGGTGTCACTCATCATtccattcattttcttcatcaaGCTGCTTCCCTACTGCAGAGGCAATATAATTCCCCATACCTACTATGACCACATGTTGGTAGCCAAGTTATCCTGTGGAAAAATCAAGGCCAATGTCATCCATGGTGTGATGCCTGCCCTCTTGATTGGAGGCTTTGACACGCTGTGTGCATCACAGTTTTCTACATCATGATCTTCTGGGCAGTGATCAGCCTGTCTTCAGCAGATGCTCAGCAGAAGGCCTTCCTGCACCTGCACTGCCCACATCTGTGCCATTGTTTTCTCCTATAGAacggctttcttttttttcttttcccatcagTTTGGAGGCCACACAATTTCTCACATCATTGTGGCAAATATTTATCTGCTTTGCTTCCCATTATGAATCCTTTTGTTTATGGGGTAAAAAACAAGCAGATATGAGACTGTGCCATGAGGATTCTTTCAGGTTCTAAGGACATCAAATCCTATAACATGTGAAAGGGATATTTGCCTGGGGTtggatgggaaggaagagaaTGCTTCTCACTGTTTAGGCAGGAGAATGTCCAAAAATAGGTATCTGAGCTTCCCAAATAAGCATGAAGAGTAGTCCATTGCTATACAATTTTTTGCAGAATACCAAAATAATTTTCATGCCACATCAACCTCCATATGAGTTTTCCACCTGCAGGTTCTCTGTATGACTCAGGTCTCAATAATATCAGcttccaagaaagaaaattactaatGGGAAGCTAGAGCAATTATCCAGAAAATTAAGTCAAGCGAAACTGATGATCTGGGGCCAGAATACCtaaattgttctattttttaattgtgaaagGAATTTCCAGTTTGTTCACTGTGATTTAACTCTGGAAAAAATGTGCTATAAATTCTCATTATTCACAAAAATTCTGTTTTCACAACTTTTTAAGGACAAAACTAGAAAGCACATCAGGAAGCCATTAGAATAATGAGGTAAGCCTCTGGATAACTTATGAGAAACATGATGACCTGGTATATGACTAGTTCTCTCCTAATATGAGCAATTCCCACAATTGCCTCCTTCCCAACTAGtgggttttatattttctttaagatgGCTTTCAAACAATGTACAGTTTGGAGGGATAAGTAGAACTATTagtgacatttatgaaatatTATGATAAATGTATTTCTATAACTACAAGGTTATGAAGAGCAATGgttacttttcttcttctgagCTGAGAATGAAACTAAGACAATTGCTTAAAAATTTCCTGTATAATACTCAGGGTCTTTCTAAATTACCACGAAAGTGACAGACTACAAATAATAGTAGTTCGATAGCATTGTCAAAGATACCATAAAGAAGATTGCAGAGTCAGTTCTTCCTGCCCAACTTCCAAAATCCACATTACTTTTCTCTGAAGTTGTTAATTTATATgcattaatttccattttttggttcatcttctagtctttttctcattttataaaggcAGAAAACCAATAAGCTTTCCTCAAAAtcaccttttttgttttatttctctcaattttaatagtaaaatttctttaaagattgcCAGCATTTATTCTCTCCACTTACTGATCCTCAAATAATTCTTGCCTCCTTCTAGCTTCCTTCAGAACATCTTTCACTTCATCATTTCACTGAAATAGATATTGTCAGTTTCACAAATGACTTCACTGTTACTATACCAAATGGTTCCTTCTCTATGCCCATCCTGCCCTACCTCTCAACAGTACTGAATATAGTTGATGAGCCTCTTTGTCTAGAAACACTTCCTTTCCTTGATTTCTGGAATACGTCACACATTCCAAGTTGTTCTTCATACTCACTGAACACTTTCTATATGCCTATTTTTCTCCTATTCCTCTGGATTTCTTTATGCTAACATATCACTGGGTTTAACTCTTTCCCTTTTGTACTCATTCCCTAGGCATTTCATTATAAATGGTATGATTGCATGATAATGACTCACAAACTGATTAACTTTTTAATGGATTCATTGAAGCTCAGGAGCAAGTTCAAGGTGACATAAACTTTattataccttttctttctttttttactatgttataattgacacacaacattatattattttcaattgtacaacataatgacttgaATATTcgtgtatatttcaaaatgattatggagggaagtctagttaacatccattaccatacatagttacagaattttttctttgtgaagagaacttttaggatttactcttactaactttcaaatattcaatacagtattattaactgtaatcaTCACGCTGTACATTACGCccccacaatttatttattttataattggaagtttgtacctttgggCTTCCttcatccagttttcccatcccccacctcccacctttggcaaccaccaaACTATTCTCTGTATTTACAagcttgggtttttgtttgtttgtttcagattCCACACATAAGAGAGGTCATAGGGTATTTGCgattctttgtctgacttatttcatttagcataatgccctagaggtccatccatgttgctgcaaatggcaggatttccttcttttgatgactgaataatatttcattttatatataccacaacttcgttgttcattcatccatcagtggacgtgtagattgtttccatatcttggctattctaAGTAATGCTTCAATGAACGTGGGAGTGAATATATCCTTTAgagttggtgtttttgttttatttgaataaatatccagaagcggaattgctggatcatatggtagttctagttttaatattttgaggaaactccatactgttttctatcgtgactgcactattttacatttccaccaacagtgcacaagaattctcttttctttaaatctttgcaAACACgtgtcatttcttgtctttttgctaAAAGCTATACTAACAGGGGTGAGGTGATAAGCAATGTAACCTAATTGGCTTCTACAGAAAACAACATTCAACATCTTTAAactacagtttttatttctcaagtgaacataaaacatttactaaaataaacaataaaaggaTGCTAAGAACAACTTAATCTCaatgcatttgaaaatatatatcaaatagaTATGTATTTAAAACACTACAAGTGATTTAAGAATAAATGTAAGGTCATGGTAGCCATCCACCTAAGAAATTGAATCAGTTACCTAAAAATCTCCAtaagcatgtgtgtatgtgtgtgtgctgggaTTTGTGTGATAGTACAttatgaccaagtggaatttattccaggaattcaAAGTTGATTGAGAACACAAAGGATTATCAATTTAAAGTACCATAAATAGATTTAAAGAAGAAACGAAAATCAAAAGGCTATTTcaatagattaagaaaaaaatttgttttaattaaacatttattcatgataaaaagatacagtaaaataaatttggaagggAATATCCTGAACTTGATAAAAGTTATGtaaaaaacctacaactaactTCCTAATTAATAGAGAAATATTAAAGTCTTTCTCCATGAGGATGATAACAAGACAACGATGTCAACTGTTCCCTTTTCTATCCAACATTGTACTATACGTTGCAGCAGTGGAATAAagtaatacaaagaaataaaaggcattagTACTGGAAAgactcaaaatgaatgaaaatgaaaatacaatacacCAAAACATAAGGCAtactgcaaaagcagttctaagaggaaagtttatagtaataaatgcatagtttaagaaaaaataaagatctcaaataaacaacctaacctTATACTtcaaggaactaggaaaagaagaataaataaaacttaaaattagcaagaaataacaaagacagaaataaatgaaattaatgaaatggagatttaaaaaaacagtagaaaagatcaatgaaactaaacctggttttttaaaaagataaacaaaaatgacaaatctttagctaaactaagagaaaaatagaggagactcaaaagaataaaatcagaaatgaaagaggagaaaatgcagctgataccacagaaatacatagGATCATAAGAGACCACTACGAACAATTGCAGACCAATGAATAGGATAACCTAGGTGAATATATTCTATGTTCCAATGACTCTCAAATAATATACCAatcattccaatttttttttgttcGAATTGCTGTCCTGCTCTCTGGGACtaattttccatattttggctaaaCAATCTTTACATGGATGCATCAGCGACACCTCATGTTTGTCCTGGCTTAATATgaactctttctcttcctctgtgacTTTGTCTTTGTCCAATCTTCCTTAAGGATGTGCATAACATCACATTCCAAACCACTGCATATACCAGGGATTTAGAATTATTCTTTGGTCATAAAAGTTATCAATTTACCTCCAATGTATATTGTAAATCGAtccatttctcttcatcttcacTGCCTCTATCCTAGTTCAAGGTATAGTCATCACTCTTTTGGATTACTGTTGCCTATCtgatttacttatatttatttttgccacATTTCATGGAGTCTCCACATTGATGCTATGTCCTAATACTCTAAAAATTTTCAGCATTATTTTAGCATAAATTTGCTTACAAGCCTCTGGCCTCTGTTACCTCAGCAGCTCTATTTTTTACTTATCTCATTTTTCAGTACATCCTATGACTCTGGACACAATTACCCTTTTTTATCACCTTGAATATAATATGATTCACCTCATTTCAGCATCTTAAAGTTCCTGGAATCCTTCatcttccccacctccccctcgCCAAACACACGCAATAGTTAACGTCTACTTAAATATTTGGCCTCAACACAAAGTGCTGTTTCTTCAGTAAATCCTCCTCTGATATCAAGAATAAATTAATTCTCCTTGTTATATGCTGTCATCTCTCTGGCTACTTTTGCTTTAAAGCACTTATCCCAGTCTATAAGTATATGCTTGCttgattatttacaatagcattttATCTCCCCGCACCAATTAGACCACAATGTCTGTGAGGACAAGGACCACGGCAGTTTTATTGATCATTTTATGCCTACCATGTTTTCTAAACACAGTgggaactctctctctctctatatatatatatatattttgagatgaataaataattactcctttaaatttttttttaagcacaacTTCCTAACCACAAAAGTTAGAATCCCCTTAAATTTGGTACTCAATAACAATTCAAACAGTAACAAAATTTTCTACTCTTTGTAGGCCCATTATGGTTTCATCAGTGAAGGCATTTTATTGCCTATGTAAGTTCTCAGATTCCATCAATAGGAAATATATCTTTGAGTTGATCTCCTTTCCAACCTTTTGGGATTTAACAACAGGAATTTAGTTTTATCTGTGGGCTGAATTCTCTATGGGGTTCTCTCCCCATGTCTCCAATGGAGGTCCATTATCTTTAGATCCCTGAGCTGCTTATTACTTCCCATAAATTCCAGAAACTCATAATTTCTGAGGGTTGTCAGCTAGGAACACATGTTAATCTCGTATGAAAATTCCTATATTAGAAAGTTGTGTCTTTGCCCCATTGGAAACCTCTGCCATTGCCAAGACTTCAGACTGTGAGTCTCTGCTCATAATCACAGTAAGTACTAAAAACTTGGCATGGTCACATGTATTATATCCCAGAGCATTGGATGGCTCATCCTTAACTTGTCTTTACATTGTTTTGAGAACATCCTGCACAAGAGATTGAACTTTTCCTCTGCCCTAGCAGGATATATAGACTTGGAGAGACTTTTCAAGAGAATTAGGGCTAGAGTTAGAAATTATAAGGTTCATACAGTGCTGCAGAAGTTACCTTGTCTATAAAACAACTGCCAGAATATCTTCGGTATTAATATATTGCTTACATAGCAGAATCACATTCCATCTCCTGCTAAACTCTAgttgtttacatatatataaacaattaCTTCTTTTCTGTGAGTTCAAACTTGCTCCTTCTCTTAACTGTATCATAGAAATGTCAATCGGGGGGAATCATTTAAAAGAATATGGGCAAAATATCAAAGATATAAGGCTGTATATTTGATATGAGGAAGTATAATAACAAATTAGTATTTTGAAAACTACCAGGCCTTTTACAGTTGAATGGGTTACACACTTACAAGCTCTCAAGATGGAGATGTTGTGCTTAAATCCCTCAGAATTCTTATCTAAAACTTCAAGTCAAACTAGCTTCAACTCCAAGGTTGTTTGTGCctattatttgttaaaatttgcggggcctgccaggtggtgcagtggttaagttcgcacgttccacttcttggcggcccggggttcgctggttcggatccagggtgtggatatggcaccgcttggcaaaagccatgctgtggtaggcgtctcacatataaagtagaggaagatgggcatggacgttcgctcagggccagtcttcctcagagaaaaaaaaaagaggaggattggcagtagttagctcagggttaatcctcctcaaaaaaaaaactgctATGAATACATTTAGATGACTTTAGTATTCATCAAATTACATCCAGTGTCAAAGAAGGATGATTTCTCCCTATCTATGTTCTCCCATATGTCTATGGTTAGACAATATATGTTTGTCCAAACATAGAGGCAGCaagaaatatacacaaaaacaCATCTAGCTGTTAATATGAACCATCTCTTGTTGGTGATACAagacaattttgatttttttcagatattttttctgtaCTTAAAAGCAATTATATCAAGAATAAACCCTAATAATTATAACTAAATTTCTAATAATCCTAATCtaaatatcacattttaaaactttggtCCATagttttccagtcttttttttttgtcttgcccATAAACCTACAATAGCTTTCACCATGGTAAAGATATTGATAATTAAATGCCTTGGAAAATCAATGATTTTAGGAAAAACCAAATATTGTGTATATCTGAAATGCAGGATGCTAGGAGTTAAAACCAAGGGATGATACTCAACGGACTTATTCATGTCAGGGATTAGCTTATGCACTATacaggaatttgaattttatttgaaagaaagttTGAGGGCATGGATTGTTTTAAGCAAGGGAATACCAATTTTAGAAAGATCAGTTTTCtgacaaaaacaaagaatcaTGAGGAGAGACATTTGTGACCAGGTAAGATTACAGAAACAGTAGTACTGAAGAGAAGGGTGCATGAGtgaagtaaaggagaaaaatcaacacAATCAGGAAACAATTGTTTGTGGAAAAAGAAGGCTGTTTCTTAGTTTCAGGCCTGGCTGGTTTGACCCCTGTGCAGACGAAAAAGTACATGAAAAACAACTGAGTCTGAGGAAAGATAATGAGTCTAGTCTTGAACATGATTCTGAATATACAATGGCAGTTTCTTCAATATGGTGGACAAGTAATTCTTGTttactaaagaaaatgaaaagcaccttaTTACCAGTACCTAAATCCTGTTTTTGTACATCTTTATAGGTGCTGTAAGACtgaactagaaaaaatatttgctatggTTTGTCTCCATTATGCATCGACAAATTCAGTCATGATCACTTCACTTCTCTTCAAGCTATTCTTTTGTGACCTTCTTGGAAGTCTatacaaaggaaaatatcaaagaaaagcTATTCATCTTCCAATGTGCAGCGTGCTTTATGTTGACAAATCTTTAAAGTCTGTGCTATCGAAGGTTTAGAATGATATATAAAACTTTAGTGGGCATCTGTAACAACTTGGAATGGTGCAGCCACAAAATTTAATCTCCCATCAATCCACATTTAAACAAATCTATTTATTGTTAGTTAATAAAAATCTGAATCAAGCAAGTTTGAGCCAAATATGAAGAAGACAAACGCATACACTTGACTCTGCAAAACTTCTGAAGAGAcacacaaagatttaaaaaaagaaaaactagagtcATATTTATGTGGTTTTCCCAATCTGAAATAGTGAGGATAATACAAACAGACATTTGAGATTCATGCTGAATTTTCCCTGAATAGTAAACACTGACAATTGCCACTTCTAAATTTACCTTCTACACcttagaatttcattttaatttatttcaaattactATAAGAGATGGACTACAGAATTCACTTTGTTATAGCACAAAACTACAGTATGTGGAGATagcttaaaaataacatttaatgaGGATTATGCTCAGAGAAAGCaactttaagaaacatttttgtcTCTTAGGAAAATATGTCTGCATCTCTGATAGGCACTAATAGCTCCAAATTGCAGGTATCTGAGTTCATCCTGATGGGATTCCCAGGCATTCACAGCTGGCAGCACTGGCTCTCTTTACCACTGGCATTACTCTACCTCTCAGCAATTGGAGCTAATATCCTCATCCTCTTTACCATCTGCCAGGACTCTGCTCTTCAGAAGCCTATGTACCATTTCCTAGGCATCCTCTCTGTGGTGGACATGGGCCTGGCCACCACCATCATGCCCAAGATCCTAGCCATCTTCTGGTTTGATGCCAAGGTCATTAGCCTCCCCGAGTGTTTTGCTCAGATTTATGCCATTCACTGCTTTGTTGGCATGGAGTCTGGTATCTTTCTCTGCATGGCTTTTGATAGATATGTAGCTATTTGTCACCCTCTTCGCTATCCGTCAATTGTTACCAATGCCTTAATTTTAAAAGCTACCCTGTTCATGGTGCTTAGAAATGGCTTGTGTGTCATTCCAGTGCCTGTGCTTGCAGCCCAGCGTAATTATTGCTCCAGAAATGAGATTGACCACTGCCTGTGCTCAAACCTTGGAGTCACAAGCCTGGCTTGTGATGACAGGAGGCCAAACAGCATttgccaattggttctggcatggctgggaatggggagtgacttaAGTCTTATAATATGGTCATATACTTTGATTCTGCGCTCTGTACTTAAACTAAACTCAGCTGAAGCTGCATCCAAGGCTCTGAGCACTTGTAGCTCCCATCTCATCCTTATCCTCTTCTTCTATACAGTTGTTGTAGTGATTTCAGTAACTCACTTGGCAGAGACTAAGGCTGCTTTGATTCCAGTTCTACTCAATGTGCTGCACAACATCATCCCCCCTTTTCTCAACCCTATGGTTTATGCACTTAGGACTAAAGAACTTAGGGTGGGCTTCCAAAAGGTGTTTTGTTTGAGCTTTGAAAAAAGGCCCTGGAGAACTTGTCCATGATATACCTGAACTTCAGTAGTAGAATTTCAAAGATGATGGGAAAAGTAAATGCCTTTGAGATAGATCTCTATTTCGCATTTTATATAACCTTGTGAAAGcatctaaaaagaagaaaaaaaacctttatggTAGCTTAAAAATATTGACAAGAGTAACATATATGTGAGAAAAGGAAGGACTTTCTACCAAACCAATTAAATGAGATCAAAACCAGAATTAATGATTTATATGTCtctcctaaaataaaaatgaatataataacaaacttatacacacacacatgcacatacacaactaaagaaataagagattGGGACATGAATTACAGATCATTCTTGATCGTTAATAGGTATAACTTGTGAGCAAAGTCAAGTCTGCTTCAAGAAGCATCATTTCAGTAATATGAATGAAGACGCAAGAATAGAAAATACTTCAGATGAGCAAAGCCAAACCAGACTATGATGGGGCTCTTGGTAGAATATGGCAAGGTGATCACACTTGCACAAAAAGAACACCAAAGACatagatagataagtagatagataaatgagagagaaagagagaaagaaatgtacGTGTATAGAAAGATCTGTCTCTTACTCCATTTGCCTCTCCAGGTTTGTTCTCTGCACTTTCTGTGCTGTTCAGTGCCATAGAGGACTGAAGCTCATGTAGTCTATAACCCAAACTTCTTTGTCTTCGAGCATTCCGTTGGTTGAGCCAATGGAAGTCACTTTCAGGAGATTAGAGTGCAAGAAGAGAAATAGTTTGGGTTGTTTTTCTGCTGCCAACCTGCTTTCATATCACGTTTCTGACTAGAAGAGCCCCTTAAGCACTTGGCAGGTAGCCCATCTGCTACAGCTACACCTCTTACAGTTTTCCTCAGGaacattttttcttccctttccccttcaGGATAAAGGAATGATAAACTCTTTATGATATTGGTCTCTGGATATCCAACATCCATTATTTTTCTCAACACCCATTATTGTTTCCTCAATCCCACCAACATCTCAGTTAATAGTAACTTCATTAAATCCTCTCAGACTCACAATGGTGTGTAACTTTGTTTTTTGCCGGGACCCTGACTGTTTCACTAGCTTTGCC
The Equus caballus isolate H_3958 breed thoroughbred chromosome 7, TB-T2T, whole genome shotgun sequence genome window above contains:
- the OR56B1 gene encoding olfactory receptor 56B1, whose protein sequence is MFSKHSTNSSKLQVSEFILMGFPGIHSWQHWLSLPLALLYLSAIGANILILFTICQDSALQKPMYHFLGILSVVDMGLATTIMPKILAIFWFDAKVISLPECFAQIYAIHCFVGMESGIFLCMAFDRYVAICHPLRYPSIVTNALILKATLFMVLRNGLCVIPVPVLAAQRNYCSRNEIDHCLCSNLGVTSLACDDRRPNSICQLVLAWLGMGSDLSLIIWSYTLILRSVLKLNSAEAASKALSTCSSHLILILFFYTVVVVISVTHLAETKAALIPVLLNVLHNIIPPFLNPMVYALRTKELRVGFQKVFCLSFEKRPWRTCP